A region of the Coxiella-like endosymbiont genome:
TCCGAGTGGCGCCCGCCGGATCACTTGAAACTGAGTATTTGGCGTGAGGCCCATAGCTAGTAATTTTCGCCGATAAGACTTATTGCCGGGATGAAATCCACAAATTCTACCAAAATCACCAGGATTTAAATCGGAAAGGGTCAATGCTGCCACTCCTAAATGAGAATGAGATGCAATTAGAGATTTGCTATTATCCCCCTATCCTTAGAAAGATGTCAAGAATAAATGAGAATAATTCTCGTTAAAATTTAAGAGCACCTTCACTTCTCTCAGAAATGGTTAGCTAGGCGGCTCGTCTTTTCTAAGCTAGAATGCTAGTGGAACTCTAGTTTTTGGACGAACTTAATAACGCTAACCTTTCGTAACTGTAGAAGTTAAAAGCTTAAATTTTAGATGCATCCAACTCGGAATTGTGTCAACTTCTTTGGAGATTAATAAAGGAGCATTAACAAAACACAATACAACAAACAATCATGTCCAACAGGGACTTTCAGATTTTACAAAACTTCAAAATTTTGAAAACTCATATTTTTAAAAAGCGGTTTTTTATTTCGATGGGATAGAGCACACCATTTTTTTCGATTAATAGATCAATTTCTCGTTTTTCTTTATCGCGGTAAAAATAAAGCTCCTGATGTCTCCTGATGTCTCTATAATTGATTAATTGACCCGTTCTTGCTGGCTATTATTTGCGTGAATTTATGAA
Encoded here:
- a CDS encoding FeoA family protein is translated as MASHSHLGVAALTLSDLNPGDFGRICGFHPGNKSYRRKLLAMGLTPNTQFQVIRRAPLGDPIQIQVRDFYLTLRQGEVIQLKIERVVSE